From Anoplopoma fimbria isolate UVic2021 breed Golden Eagle Sablefish chromosome 11, Afim_UVic_2022, whole genome shotgun sequence, one genomic window encodes:
- the ccdc43 gene encoding coiled-coil domain-containing protein 43: MAAPVSIAGEFESWLNDRLDSLEVDREVYGAYILGVLREEESDEEKEDALQGILSAFLDEDNVEDVCKQIIKQWTDWRNRSGNKRDAEDAEVQAIASMIEKQAQITKKHMEVSEESKKRKEAVLAQYANVTDDEDEAEEEEATSASNFTGNEKSLFKNTNVEEVLTRQRQKRDQARDDAQKKKEGDKMQREKDKLSKQDRKDKEKKRTQKGERKR, from the exons ATGGCTGCGCCCGTGTCAATCGCCGGGGAGTTTGAAAGCTGGTTAAATGATCGGCTAGACTCGCTAGAAGTGGACCGTGAGGTGTACGGGGCGTACATTTTAGGGGTCTTACGAGAAGAGGAGAGCGACGAGGAGAAAGAAGATGCGCTTCAAGGGATTTTATCCGCATTTCTG GATGAGGACAACGTGGAAGATGTCTGCAAGCAGATCATCAAGCAGTGGACAGATTGGCGCAACAGATCAGGGAACAAACGAGATGCTGAAGATG CTGAGGTCCAGGCCATCGCCAGCATGATAGAAAAACAAGCTCAGATCACGAAGAAACACATGGAGGTGTCCGAGGAGtcgaagaagaggaaagaagcgGTCCTCGCTCAGTACGCCAATGTGACAGACGACGAGGA TgaagctgaagaagaggaggcaaCAAGTGCGAGTAACTTCACTGGGAATGAAAAGT CTCTGTTCAAGAACACAAACGTGGAAGAGGTGCTAACCAGGCAAAGACAAAAGCGGGACCAGGCTCGTGACGACGctcagaagaagaaggaaggggACAAGATGCAGCGGGAGAAGGACAAACTGTCCAAACAAGACCGaaaagacaaggagaagaagcGCACACAGAAGGGTGAACgcaaaagataa
- the fzd2 gene encoding frizzled-2 codes for MISCKTWSVALLLPLLLSAQYQGDNGIVVPEHGFCQPISIPLCTDIAYNQTIMPNLVGHYNQEDAGLEVHQFYPLVKVQCSPELKFFLCSMYAPVCTVLEKAIPPCRSICERAKQGCEALMNKFGFQWPDRLRCENFPVLGDGQICVGQNDSTTATVSPIIPVPGTHDLTDVPMHERPFRCPPVLKVPPYLNYKFLEVKDCAAPCEPSRSGGYMFFTDKEIQFSRIWILVWSVLCCASTLFTVTTYLVDMQRFRYPERPIIFLSGCYTMVSVAYIAGYFLGDKVVCNESFSPDRYKTIVQGTKKEGCTILFMMLYFFSMASSIWWVILSLTWFLAAGMKWGHEAIEAHSQYFHLAAWAVPAVKTISILAIGQIEGDVLSGVCFVSLSSLDPLRGFVLAPLFIYLFIGTSFLLAGFVSLFRIRTIMKHDGTKTEKLERLMVRIGVFSVLYTVPATIVIACVFYEQAFRPHWERSWVSHNCRGLAIPCPMQTGPRMTPDFTVYMIKYLMTLIVGITSGFWIWSGKTLQSWHKFYTRLTNSKQGETTV; via the coding sequence ATGATTTCTTGCAAGACCTGGTCCGTCGCcctcctgctgcctctgctTCTATCAGCCCAGTATCAAGGGGACAACGGAATAGTCGTCCCGGAGCACGGATTTTGTCAGCCGATCTCAATCCCCCTGTGCACGGACATAGCCTACAACCAAACCATCATGCCCAATTTAGTGGGCCACTACAACCAGGAGGACGCTGGACTCGAGGTGCACCAGTTTTACCCCCTCGTGAAGGTGCAGTGCTCGCCGGAGTTGAAGTTCTTCCTCTGCTCCATGTACGCGCCCGTGTGCACGGTCCTGGAGAAGGCCATCCCTCCCTGCAGGTCGATCTGCGAGAGAGCCAAGCAGGGCTGCGAGGCCCTCATGAACAAGTTCGGCTTCCAGTGGCCGGACCGCCTGCGCTGCGAGAACTTCCCGGTCCTGGGGGACGGACAGATCTGTGTGGGCCAGAACGACTCCACCACCGCAACCGTCTCGCCCATCATCCCTGTCCCGGGCACCCACGACCTCACCGATGTCCCCATGCACGAGAGGCCCTTCCGATGCCCCCCTGTGCTCAAAGTACCCCCTTATTTGAACTACAAGTTTCTGGAGGTGAAGGACTGTGCGGCTCCCTGTGAGCCCTCCAGGAGCGGCGGATACATGTTTTTCACCGACAAAGAGATTCAGTTCTCCCGCATATGGATCCTGGTCTGGTCCGTGCTTTGTTGTGCCTCCACCTTATTCACGGTGACCACCTATTTGGTTGACATGCAGCGCTTCAGGTATCCGGAGCGGCCCATCATCTTCCTGTCCGGCTGCTACACTATGGTCTCCGTGGCCTACATAGCCGGCTACTTCCTGGGAGACAAAGTGGTGTGCAACGAGAGCTTCAGCCCCGATCGCTACAAAACCATCGTCCAGGGCACCAAGAAGGAGGGCTGCACCATCCTCTTCATGATGCTCTACTTCTTCAGCATGGCCAGCTCCATCTGGTGGGTCATCCTGTCCCTCACCTGGTTCCTGGCGGCAGGCATGAAGTGGGGTCACGAGGCCATCGAGGCCCACTCCCAGTATTTCCACCTGGCGGCCTGGGCGGTGCCGGCCGTCAAGACCATCAGCATCCTGGCCATCGGGCAGATCGAGGGCGACGTGCTCAGCGGCGTGTGCTTCGTCAGCCTGAGCAGCCTGGACCCCCTGCGGGGCTTCGTGTTGGCCCCTCTCTTCATCTACCTCTTCATCGGCACCTCGTTCCTGCTGGCCGGCTTCGTGTCGCTGTTCCGGATCCGCACCATCATGAAGCACGACGGCACCAAGACGGAGAAGCTGGAGCGGCTGATGGTGCGGATCGGCGTGTTCAGCGTGCTCTACACCGTCCCCGCCACCATCGTCATCGCCTGCGTCTTCTACGAGCAGGCCTTCCGCCCACACTGGGAGCGCAGCTGGGTCAGCCACAACTGCAGGGGCCTGGCCATCCCGTGCCCCATGCAGACGGGGCCCCGCATGACCCCGGACTTCACCGTCTACATGATAAAGTACCTCATGACGCTGATAGTGGGGATCACCTCTGGATTCTGGATCTGGTCTGGGAAGACTCTACAATCCTGGCATAAGTTTTACACACGGCTGACGAATAGCAAACAAGGGGAGACCACGGTGTAG
- the moto gene encoding uncharacterized protein moto — protein MAFDGHQSAFANSLFPTYQRQASVNVGSGNNGSVALPFVAVPSVSLQEQNTPSYLPWSHNAHDDPYGLINCAQNNIKIRKPTDSTDCEGETDLQGLVSNILDEADSQDSYYSEGSLPTCNPVWSPKTLREELLQYFHSEAKTRHPPTFPPNYVSRETLSKAQGQSADRDVKEFYQQSNGISTNQQWLLNLPNGDQDSYTLRPQKLPPGLSMPNTGNTCFSQVPRCKYDSVPTEKDRRDSQPINNLPDLSNVLRPQSEMNSPCFHPYYEDQYIQRVSNEQYGPQDINQLVSSFHSFMAGEHDGLCGADFPNIHRQSVGMQHEDSMVEQWKNTSPAMPTQSPPAMQTQKQLVGEFGTAQMERNGEMRRQTFNREAFQDLSGFSPQNTEYFQPPKPFSTSLNLPKQYQSNMTMHRENTSLPINMSMNQYPKHHFQQGLIQSKLRPQLQREKRRMHMSGFLGEGFSPRPLSNANMRGGDKNQALSQHPNFDHLGSMQSHGFDGENSMVSAGNTQQLMPFMYAVNDPRRFPNVPISSPNFSSRATLPYGSCVPGMDMGDVMSANESAVFNSYVSDMLTCRGETTYHGMASAGTTSMVMNQGGPLIQLYFYLDECYEQWRCLERERKRTEVILTKTFLGRRTASVANTNLPKTPPNPTRVDHLIINQMREQARVASLLDRMECLCNTPLHTNIHTALNRHHMAISITQSRRKEELASMSKHQRQRAHFPEDRDTLLLVIALKDLAATTRKMRTALWSALQMTLPTPAKRQDPHVNREALNREKGSSPFEGYSFNVTI, from the exons ATGGCCTTTGACGGACATCAGAGCGCGTTTGCGAATTCACTCTTTCCAACATACCAACGCCAG GCCAGTGTGAATGTAGGCAGTGGAAACAATGGCAGCGTGGCATTGCCCTTCGTTGCCGTCCCCAGTGTCTCACTACAGGAGCAGAACACACCATCCTACCTGCCCTGGTCTCACAATGCTCATGATGATCCCTATGGCCTTATCAACTGTGCCCAGAACAACATTAAAATCAG GAAACCCACTGATAGTACTGACTGTGAAGGGGAGACTGATCTACAGGGTCTAGTGTCAAATATTTTGGATGAAGCAGATTCACAGGACAGCTACTACAGTGAAGG GAGCCTACCTACATGCAATCCCGTCTGGTCTCCAAAGACACTGAGAGAAGAACTGCTACAGTATTTTCATTCAGAGGCTAAAACGCGACATCCCCCGACCTTTCCCCCAAACTATGTATCCCGTGAGACTTTAAGTAAAGCACAGGGACAGTCAGCAGACAGAGATGTCAAAGAGTTTTATCAACAGTCCAATGGCATTTCTACCAATCAACAATGGCTTTTAAATTTGCCCAATGGAGACCAGGACAGCTACACCCTCCGTCCTCAGAAACTGCCACCAGGTCTATCAATGCCCAACACAGGAAACACCTGTTTCTCACAGGTACCGCGATGCAAGTACGACAGCGTGCCAACTGAGAAAGACAGACGGGATAGTCAGCCCATTAATAATTTACCTGACCTCAGTAATGTCTTAAGACCTCAAAGCGAAATGAACAGCCCATGCTTTCATCCCTACTATGAAGACCAGTACATCCAAAGAGTTAGCAACGAGCAGTATGGGCCACAAGACATTAACCAACTGGTCAGCAGCTTTCACTCGTTCATGGCCGGTGAGCACGATGGCTTGTGTGGCGCAGACTTTCCAAACATCCACAGGCAGTCAGTGGGGATGCAGCATGAAGACAGCATGGTTGAACAATGGAAAAACACCAGTCCTGCCATGCCAACACAAAGCCCTCCTGCAATGCAGACCCAGAAACAGCTGGTGGGAGAATTTGGGACGGCGCAGATGGAAAGAAACGGAGAAATGAGGAGACAAACGTTTAACCGTGAGGCCTTTCAAGATCTATCTGGTTTCAGCCCACAAAACACAGAGTACTTCCAGCCGCCCAAGCCGTTTTCTACATCTCTAAACCTCCCAAAGCAGTACCAGAGCAACATGACCATGCACAGAGAGAACACGTCACTGCCCATTAACATGAGCATGAACCAGTATCCAAAGCATCACTTCCAGCAGGGCCTGATACAGAGCAAGCTCAGGCCTCAGTTGCagagggaaaagaggaggatgCATATGTCCGGCTTTCTAGGAGAAGGCTTCTCCCCAAGACCCCTGAGCAACGCTAACATGAGAGGGGGAGACAAGAACCAGGCCCTCTCTCAACACCCCAACTTTGACCACCTGGGGAGCATGCAGTCTCACGGCTTTGATGGAGAAAACAGCATGGTCAGTGCAGGGAATACACAGCAGCTCATGCCGTTCATGTATGCGGTCAATGACCCCAGGAGGTTCCCCAACGTCCCCATCAGCTCCCCTAACTTCAGCTCTAGAGCCACACTGCCCTACGGGAGCTGCGTGCCCGGCATGGACATGGGTGACGTAATGTCAGCCAATGAGTCTGCAGTTTTTAACTCCTATGTCAGTGACATGTTGACCTGCAGAGGAGAGACCACTTATCATGGCATGGCCTCGGCCGGGACAACTTCAATGGTGATGAATCAAGGAGGACCTCTGATCCAGCTTTACTTCTACCTGGACGAGTGTTATGAGCAGTGGAGGTGcttggagagggagaggaagagg aCAGAGGTCATCCTAACCAAGACATTTCTCGGGAGAAGGACTGCATCCGTGGCCAACACTAACCTGCCCAAAACTCCACCAAATCCCACCAGAGTGGACCACCTCATCATCAATCAGATGAGAGAACAAGCAAGG GTGGCGAGCCTTCTGGACAGAATGGAGTGTCTGTGCAACACTCCCCTCCATACCAACATCCACACGGCACTGAACAGGCATCATATGGCGATCAGCATCACCCAGTCGAGGCGCAAGGAGGAGCTTGCCAGTATGTCCAAACACCAGCGGCAGAGAGCTCATTTCCCAGAGGACCGAG ACACCCTGCTGTTGGTCATTGCGCTGAAGGACCTCGCTGCCACCACGAGGAAGATGCGCACGGCCCTGTGGAGTGCTCTCCAGATGACGCTACCGACCCCTGCTAAGAGGCAGGACCCCCACGTTAACAGGGAGGCCCTAAACAGAGAGAAGGGCTCCTCTCCATTTGAAGGATACTCTTTTAACGTTACCATTTAG